The Gloeocapsopsis sp. IPPAS B-1203 genome contains a region encoding:
- the lnt gene encoding apolipoprotein N-acyltransferase, with the protein MLASGFLALAGGMLMGLTVAPVEAWFLAWIALVPLWVLVASPTKRKTKLLSAVLWGIGYHGIALSWITGVHPMMWMGVPWLASIAIALFCWAAITLWGAVLVTIWAVCMTVFSQGSGITRILIGIALWCGLESLWSLGPLYWTSLSYTQSPHNLVILHLGQLSGSLTVTAAIVAVNALLAEAWMKYERSGGGWGSGIKDKRAAIRVFASGCILFVTLHLVGFGLYNRPLVQQPETALRVGIIQGNIPNPIKLYPEGLRRAIAGYTEGYLTLVDQGVEAVLTPEGALPFMWSEVQRTSLYSAVQEKGVTAWIGAFGEQGQSYTNSIFTLTEKGEFSRYDKVKLVPIGEYIPFEQVLGGLIQRLSPLEARQVPGLPDQIFDTPFGRAIAVICYSSAFPEQVRYQAAAGGQFILSAANNAHYSPSMPAQHHAQDTMRAIETERWAVRATNTGYSGIVDPHGRTLWISDINTYELHAETIYRRTTQTLYVRWGDWLTPLLLGLAVVVKLTELYVSYPNSSER; encoded by the coding sequence ATGCTTGCCTCTGGTTTTCTTGCTTTAGCTGGTGGTATGCTCATGGGGCTGACTGTCGCCCCTGTCGAAGCATGGTTTTTGGCATGGATCGCACTAGTCCCTTTATGGGTATTGGTTGCATCTCCCACAAAACGAAAAACTAAACTACTCTCAGCGGTACTGTGGGGAATTGGCTATCACGGTATCGCTTTATCTTGGATTACTGGCGTTCATCCGATGATGTGGATGGGAGTCCCGTGGCTTGCAAGTATTGCGATCGCACTATTTTGCTGGGCTGCGATTACACTTTGGGGCGCAGTCTTAGTAACAATTTGGGCAGTCTGTATGACTGTTTTCAGCCAAGGTTCAGGAATCACCCGCATTCTCATTGGCATTGCATTGTGGTGTGGTTTAGAAAGTTTATGGAGTTTAGGACCTTTATACTGGACTTCACTGTCCTACACTCAAAGCCCTCATAACTTAGTCATTCTCCATCTAGGACAACTTTCTGGTTCCCTCACTGTTACAGCTGCAATTGTTGCAGTCAACGCCTTATTAGCTGAAGCATGGATGAAATATGAGAGATCAGGCGGGGGTTGGGGGTCAGGGATCAAGGATAAAAGGGCTGCAATAAGAGTATTTGCCAGTGGCTGCATACTTTTTGTGACGTTACATCTTGTTGGGTTTGGTTTATATAATCGCCCTTTGGTACAACAACCAGAGACTGCTTTGAGAGTAGGAATTATTCAAGGTAATATTCCTAATCCGATCAAACTTTATCCTGAAGGATTGCGACGAGCGATCGCAGGTTACACTGAAGGCTATCTTACCTTAGTTGATCAAGGAGTTGAGGCAGTTCTGACACCAGAAGGGGCTTTACCTTTTATGTGGAGTGAGGTACAGCGTACTTCTTTGTACTCGGCCGTACAAGAAAAAGGCGTAACCGCTTGGATCGGTGCATTTGGCGAACAAGGACAAAGTTACACCAACAGCATATTTACTCTTACTGAAAAAGGCGAATTCAGTCGCTACGACAAAGTCAAATTAGTACCGATTGGTGAATACATTCCATTTGAACAGGTTTTAGGAGGATTAATTCAACGGTTGTCTCCCCTAGAAGCTAGACAAGTACCAGGTTTGCCAGATCAAATATTTGACACACCTTTTGGACGTGCGATCGCCGTAATTTGTTATAGTTCTGCGTTCCCTGAACAAGTACGATATCAAGCAGCAGCAGGCGGACAATTTATCCTCAGCGCTGCAAACAACGCACATTACAGCCCTTCAATGCCAGCACAACACCATGCTCAAGATACCATGCGAGCAATAGAAACAGAGCGTTGGGCAGTACGCGCAACAAATACAGGTTACTCAGGTATTGTCGATCCGCACGGTAGAACATTGTGGATATCTGACATCAACACTTACGAATTACATGCAGAAACAATCTATCGACGTACTACACAAACTTTATATGTTCGTTGGGGAGATTGGCTGACACCTTTACTATTAGGATTAGCTGTAGTAGTTAAATTGACTGAATTGTATGTAAGTTACCCTAATTCAAGTGAAAGATAG
- a CDS encoding alpha/beta fold hydrolase, whose protein sequence is MFPTFLPSQVQLLKEKAAIALAQSIQRKSIVTSLSKQAIATAYVCQGTGKPILLLHGFDSSVLEFRYLLPLLAKSRQTWAVDLLGFGFTERMREIEYNPNSIKAHLNSFWKLIDQPLTLVGASMGGATAIDFALDYPQAVEKLILINSVGFSGDFPLGKFLFSPFDYLAIEYWRQRKLQALYWGNYSDSLEAIRCASLHLDMPNWYEAMLSFMKSGGYGDLADKIHEISQPTLILWGDRDDTLSVNDATKFQQAIAHSQLIWLKNCGHVPQLEQPKILANYIQAYLNDV, encoded by the coding sequence ATGTTTCCTACCTTTCTACCATCGCAAGTACAGCTACTTAAGGAAAAGGCAGCAATTGCTTTAGCTCAAAGTATTCAGCGTAAGTCGATTGTAACTTCGTTGAGTAAACAGGCGATCGCGACAGCTTATGTGTGTCAAGGTACAGGTAAACCAATTTTACTGCTACATGGATTTGATAGTTCAGTCTTAGAGTTTCGCTATCTTCTACCATTACTCGCTAAATCTCGTCAGACTTGGGCAGTCGATCTACTCGGATTTGGTTTTACTGAAAGAATGAGAGAAATTGAATACAATCCAAACTCAATTAAAGCTCATCTTAATAGTTTCTGGAAGCTGATCGATCAACCATTGACATTAGTTGGTGCTTCGATGGGAGGCGCAACAGCAATTGATTTTGCATTGGATTATCCGCAAGCAGTGGAAAAATTAATTTTGATTAATAGTGTAGGTTTTAGTGGTGATTTTCCGCTTGGTAAGTTTTTGTTTTCACCTTTTGATTATTTAGCAATAGAGTATTGGCGACAGCGTAAACTTCAAGCACTCTACTGGGGAAATTACTCGGATTCTCTAGAAGCAATACGTTGTGCATCATTACATTTAGATATGCCTAATTGGTATGAAGCAATGCTGAGTTTTATGAAAAGTGGTGGATATGGTGATTTAGCAGATAAAATTCACGAAATTAGTCAACCTACACTGATTTTATGGGGAGATCGCGATGATACTTTGAGTGTAAATGATGCAACGAAGTTTCAACAGGCGATCGCACATTCTCAACTAATTTGGTTAAAGAATTGCGGTCATGTTCCCCAATTAGAACAACCAAAAATTTTAGCTAATTATATTCAAGCGTATTTAAATGATGTGTAG